From Cannabis sativa cultivar Pink pepper isolate KNU-18-1 chromosome 8, ASM2916894v1, whole genome shotgun sequence, a single genomic window includes:
- the LOC115699666 gene encoding uridine/cytidine kinase UKL1, chloroplastic — protein sequence MADDTKPIDYVMEAASGPHFSGLRLDGLLSSSSPTSASSASAASHFTDADAPTQPFVIGVSGGTASGKTTVCDMIIQQLHDHRVVLVNQDSFYRGLTPEESERVHEYNFDHPDAFDTEQLLECVKKLKSGHSVQVPIYDFKKHRRSSDSFRQVNASDVIILEGILVFHDQRVRSLMNMKIFVDTDADVRLARRIRRDTVERGRDINSVLEQYAKFVKPAFDDFVLPSKKYADVIIPRGGDNHVAIDLIVQHIRTKLGQHDLCKIYPNVYVIQSTFQIRGMHTLIRDKEISKHDFVFYSDRLIRLVVEHGLGHLPFTEKQVVTPTASVYTGVDFCKKLCGVSIVRSGESMENALRACCKGIKIGKILIHRDGDNGKQLIYEKLPKDISERHVLLLDPVLATGNSANQAIELLIQKGVPEAHIIFLNLISAPEGIHCVCKRFPSLKIVTSEIDVALNEEFRVIPGMGEFGDRYFGTDD from the exons ATGGCGGACGACACCAAACCCATTGACTACGTCATGGAAGCTGCTTCTGGTCCTCATTTCTCTGGTCTCCGCCTCGACggccttctctcttcttcttcccctACCTCTGCTTCTTCCGCCTCCGCTGCTTCTCATTTCACCGACGCCGATGCTCCAACGCAGCCCTTCGTCATCG GTGTTTCGGGAGGTACGGCCTCGGGGAAGACTACCGTCTGTGATATGATCATTCAACAACTTCATGATCATCGTGTTGTGCTCGTTAatcag GATTCGTTTTACCGTGGTTTGACTCCTGAAGAATCAGAGCGTGTTCATGAGTATAATTTTGATCATCCTG ATGCTTTTGACACTGAGCAACTTTTAGAGTGTGTTAAGAAGCTCAAATCTGGGCATTCTGTGCAAGTTCCAATTTATGATTTTAAGAAACATCGTCGATCATCAGATAGTTTTCGACAG GTTAATGCTTCTGATGTTATTATATTGGAGGGGATTCTGGTTTTCCATGACCAACGTGTCCGCAGTCtgatgaatatgaagatttttGTTGACACAG ATGCTGATGTAAGGCTTGCTCGTAGAATAAGGAGAGACACAGTAGAAAGGGGTAGGGACATAAACTCTGTTCTTGAACAG TATGCTAAGTTCGTCAAGCCTGCATTTGATGATTTTGTTCTTCCATCTAAGAAGTATGCTGATGTTATCATTCCCCGTGGAGGTGATAATCATGTTGCCATTGATTTGATTGTGCAACATATTCGCACAAAGCTTGGCCAGCATGACCTATGCAAAATATATCCTAATGTCTATGTTATCCAATCAACATTTCAG ATAAGAGGAATGCATACACTGATTCGGGATAAAGAAATATCAAAGCATGATTTTGTCTTTTATTCAGATCGGCTTATTCGACTG GTTGTGGAGCATGGGCTTGGACATTTGCCATTCACTGAGAAGCAAGTCGTAACTCCAACAG CATCAGTATATACCGGGGTTGATTTCTGCAAAAAGTTATGCGGGGTTTCCATTGTTCGAAG TGGTGAGAGTATGGAAAATGCATTGCGTGCGTGTTGCAAAGGgatcaaaattggaaaaatcctAATTCACCGTGATGGAGACAATGGGAAACag CTTATATATGAAAAACTTCCCAAGGATATTTCAGAGCGTCACGTGCTGCTTCTAGATCCTGTTCTTGCTACAG GTAATTCTGCAAACCAAGCTATTGAGTTACTCATACAGAAAGGAGTTCCTGAAGCTCACATtatattcctcaacttaatttcg GCTCCTGAAGGAATCCACTGTGTCTGCAAACGATTTCCATCCTTAAAGATTGTTACTTCAGAGATCGACGTCGCCCTAAATGAAGAATTTCGTGTCATTCCTGGTATGGGTGAGTTTGGCGACCGCTACTTTGGCACTGATGATTGA